In Lucilia cuprina isolate Lc7/37 unplaced genomic scaffold, ASM2204524v1 Scaffold_4049, whole genome shotgun sequence, the sequence CTACTTCATGGTAAATATGAAGAACAACACCGTAATCAGATTTTAAAGGATTACGCATAGTTTGTGTAGGCAATGGTGAGGTATTAAGATATTGTACACCACTGTTAGTATTGCATTGTGTAAATTGGTCTTTGGTTTGTATGGGTGAGGAGGCAATGACATAGGAAGCTGCATTATGTAGGGATTTTAAAGTAATAGGCGATGCTGTGGGCAAAGGTTCATGAGTTGGTCTTTCGTCGAAGGTATTTGTTGTAGAGGAAACgacaacattttcattttctagTAGATTCATTTTGGGAATATTTGTGTGTTCtagagttttatttgttttaacagGTTCGTAGAGTAATTtagttgatgatgatgttgttttaaattttctcttttcacTTGTTGCTTTAACAAGTCTGGGTCTTAGAATTTGTGTTCTAGTACCATGTAAACTAAGTTTAGATCTTTGAATTTGTGATGTAAGTTTAGATTTATTTATGCTTGTATTACAGTTGCCACGCAAAGTCATGCGTGATCTTTCTAGCAAAGCTGAGGCTTTAGCCATTAAACGAGTTTTCGTTTGATTATTCTGTTTATCAAGATATATTTCCAGATCTTTGGTTTCTGTGTGAACAGTACGATAACTTTTTGCCTCATTCAGAGTGGATGTTTTATTAGGCTGCGCATACTTTCCATTGTTGTTGACTTGATTATTTACAAGAGATTTCCTGTTGTTGTTTTCGTTAATTCTAGGTGATGAACGG encodes:
- the LOC111684230 gene encoding tubulin-specific chaperone C, producing the protein MQIKNVQKTECCVEEIPKRTLRSPRLSGGKTLLRNTRTRSQIPNESKQNHETSSFVCKLETEDDSISVSKILDTKCDTPCLKVESLKEEMLEQNSNGDELSIIKPAIHLVASTPSSIIQQKLQMALEESRKSKPSIFIVQALECKKEQVKSLDNLHSTTTAISEEEQLQTTNMNNERKKSLKLDNKFNKNHIKQGTKTRKGKNYPTFKRRLRKRKIIVIKTIKPKQKSYASLHEIKRELRSSPRINENNNRKSLVNNQVNNNGKYAQPNKTSTLNEAKSYRTVHTETKDLEIYLDKQNNQTKTRLMAKASALLERSRMTLRGNCNTSINKSKLTSQIQRSKLSLHGTRTQILRPRLVKATSEKRKFKTTSSSTKLLYEPVKTNKTLEHTNIPKMNLLENENVVVSSTTNTFDERPTHEPLPTASPITLKSLHNAASYVIASSPIQTKDQFTQCNTNSGVQYLNTSPLPTQTMRNPLKSDYGVVLHIYHE